One Glandiceps talaboti chromosome 2, keGlaTala1.1, whole genome shotgun sequence genomic region harbors:
- the LOC144453648 gene encoding uncharacterized protein LOC144453648, whose amino-acid sequence MAGIEPDESIVTMRERRQVAYDQAVRELEDIIEALNNLLRVHGSKAQVLEHHKQFLRLYDQYLTAENDLYYCLSEHDQGFYSLMFAGRRSYVREMQTSVENYFGRCIDPEDSASQTSVKTSKSKSSRGSRYSTTSLLRLQEEQKQAEINVRKSALEEKLRLDIQGKRLEMELEMSRLQLGKLEEEFKLKQEMAVSNARTQVLERFEENVNGSCLDTQITRPESIKHRVDVEPKSSGIKLLPESRRQPVDTTAEVRDYVYSLPEPSQPRTKTRSPQMETLQQPEGVQSHLVSGFSRYSRPDEHSNYTIRAPETIPMSIDRPVGNGTVQRPEVPVSTQPVSSVVQHAGTQNIGEMTARCITKELRKPQVELSKFGGNPMDFPRFLRQFTTRIVAYTDSDDERMSYLEQYTTGEAHKIILGYSHLNSDIGYSKAMEELKTRYGDPEVVAAAYIKKALNWPAIKSDDAKALDDYAVFLMECQYAVGTVDAGKVLEYADNIRQIVKKLPFWLHDKWRNIVQNNRDQDEAVQFKHLVDFVRREARKATDPMYGRDMLVSETKRVFNTSGKQFRGKQAGGKVLATNVESCNASSLYKDGKQASSGTDQNKTSKKFAFDKPCGYCSDSGHVLNSCLNFVSKPARYRSDFVKSKGLCYGCLKQGHLIRQCRARLSCDRCNEKHPTILHDEDRAHKSSVEISDTAKSQQGVSINSNTCMDRTVLDKAQCSMGAGDSGECTMAIVPVVVRARNNIAVETYAFLDTGSNVSFCTEGLAKQLGVTGRKMTVKLDTMGSPQCLTTHQINELMVSDLDGHDCVSLPPLYTKERIPVTSKHIPTQKDIERWDHLKGIAVPTLNADIGLLIGNNVPDAYTPKVIKTGPRGSPYAAKTAIGWILWKVIRDKEDLHSNLAVNRVDVTVLEESRQLEQLVRNAINLDFPERCVDTRKEPSREDQLFKEKMTKSIRFQGGHYSMDLPFRDESVLLPDNRDLALNRLHSLRRRMVKDYKFFTDYRDFMNKLLVSGYATTVSEDGVQDDTSQSGKVWYIPHHGVYHPRKPQKIRVVFDCSAKCKGVSLNDTLLSGPNLTNTIVNVLLRFRQGPVAIMADIESMFHQVKVSDHHTDCLRFLWWPDGDFTREPDEYKMVAHLFGAVSSPACANIALHQTAIDNKQDFNSEVVDGIFRNFYVDDFLKSIDTDEKGIVMAKDTRELCQKGGFRLTKWISTSKAVNNSIPVEERAKTLLYDLDQHDQQIERALGVVWSVDTDTFGFKINLKDGPYTRRGILSKISTIFDPLGIAAPFVLPARILLQSLCKQNIGWDEPIGGDDLKKWRQWVEDIPYIEQLTVPRSLQPRGVQITSCQLHMFSDASDKGYGIAAFTRLSDNRGQVHCNLLMGKARVAPLKRITIPRMELTAASISVKFAHMITKEMDYQFDKIIYWTDSMSVLRYINNNTSRFHTFVANRLTTIHEGSSPEQWRYVNTKLNVADIASRGLQVKDEKMTKQWLYGPAFLKMDESQWPKTELCRNLPADDPEVKGVAASTMKEESHTTMDKLLSRYSSWERLKTTVAWILRLKENLKKQMNRAERNTHNDSQKPDYLTAADMRAAEMSIVTYAQERHFSDISKDCEHRFMKLDPVKDSNGVVRVGGRLSRAAIPMETKHPILLPEDSPITELILEDIHRHTGHMGSNITLTKLRERYWIPKASVKIRSIIAKCVVCKRYRAKLMTQKMADLPEQRLIIGEPPFSQSGVDYFGPFEIKRGRSTVKRYGVLFTCFSIRAVHIEVAHSLNTDSCINAIRRFAARRGPVRKLRSDNGTNLIGAKRELREEIEKWNQSRMHSSLRQEDIEWEFNPPYASHHGGVWERMIRSVRKILYGLLREQNTRLDDEGLQTLMCEVEAVINSRPITRVSNDTTDPQALTPNHLLLLQSGQVPPPGVFQKEDNFARRRWRQIQHLANVFWRRWSKEYLTRLQERQKWVNPERNIEKNDIVLVADNSPRNQWQMGRVVDVFPDEKGLVRIARVKMGSSVLERPITKLCVILEADI is encoded by the coding sequence ATGGCAGGTATAGAACCAGATGAGTCTATTGTAACGATGCGTGAAAGAAGGCAAGTAGCCTACGACCAGGCAGTAAGGGAGCTTGAAGATATTATTGAAGCTCTGAACAATTTGTTAAGGGTGCATGGTAGTAAAGCACAGGTTTTAGAACATCACAAGCAGTTTCTAAGACTTTATGATCAATATCTCACTGCTGAGAATGACTTGTATTACTGTCTTTCTGAGCATGACCAAGGTTTCTACAGTCTCATGTTTGCTGGCAGACGTAGTTATGTGAGGGAAATGCAAACATCTGTCGAGAATTATTTTGGCCGTTGTATAGACCCAGAAGACAGTGCATCCCAAACTAGTGTCAAGACCAGTAAATCGAAGTCCAGTAGAGGCTCCAGATATTCTACAACATCATTGTTGCGGCTACAAGAGGAACAGAAGCAGGCAGAAATTAATGTACGTAAGTCAGCTTTAGAAGAAAAACTCCGGTTAGACATTCAAGGCAAAAGGCTTGAAATGGAATTAGAAATGTCAAGACTACAACTGGGGAAATTGGAAGAAGAGTTCAAACTAAAGCAGGAAATGGCTGTCAGTAATGCCCGCACACAAGTCTTGGAgcgttttgaagaaaatgtaaATGGTAGCTGTCTTGACACTCAAATCACAAGGCCTGAGTCAATCAAGCATAGAGTTGATGTAGAACCCAAGTCAAGTGGTATCAAGTTACTACCCGAGTCAAGGAGGCAACCAGTAGACACTACAGCTGAAGTAAGAGATTATGTTTATTCATTGCCTGAGCCAAGTCAGCCTAGAACAAAGACAAGAAGTCCGCAAATGGAGACTTTACAGCAACCTGAAGGAGTACAATCTCACCTTGTTAGCGGATTCAGCAGATACAGTAGACCAGATGAacacagtaattatacaattcgaGCTCCAGAGACAATACCCATGTCAATTGATCGTCCTGTTGGTAATGGTACTGTCCAGCGTCCAGAAGTACCTGTGTCAACACAACCAGTATCTTCAGTAGTTCAGCATGCAGGTACACAGAACATAGGTGAAATGACTGCACGTTGTATTACAAAGGAACTTAGAAAACCACAGGTTGAGTTGAGTAAATTTGGAGGAAATCCCATGGACTTTCCTAGATTTCTACGCCAGTTCACTACCAGGATAGTAGCCTACACAGATTCTGATGATGAAAGAATGAGCTACTTAGAACAATATACGACAGGCGAAGCACATAAGATCATATTGGGTTACTCACACTTGAATAGTGACATTGGCTATTCCAAGGCTATGGAAGAACTGAAAACCAGATATGGAGATCCAGAAGTTGTTGCTGCTGCATACATTAAGAAGGCCTTAAATTGGCCAGCAATCAAATCAGATGATGCTAAAGCACTCGATGATTATGCAGTGTTTCTCATGGAGTGTCAATATGCTGTTGGCACTGTAGATGCTGGCAAGGTACTAGAATACGCAGACAACATTAGACAGATAGTAAAGAAGCTTCCATTCTGGCTACATGACAAGTGGAGGAATATTGTCCAAAACAATAGAGATCAAGATGAAGCTGTGCAGTTCAAACATTTGGTCGATTTTGTTCGTAGAGAAGCAAGGAAAGCTACTGATCCTATGTATGGAAGAGATATGCTTGTTTCAGAGACAAAGAGAGTATTTAATACATCAGGAAAGCAGTTCAGAGGTAAACAGGCTGGAGGAAAGGTTTTGGCAACCAATGTGGAATCTTGTAATGCCAGTTCGCTGTATAAGGATGGTAAACAAGCATCATCAGGAACTGATCAGAACAAAACCAGCAAGAAATTCGCCTTCGATAAACCATGTGGTTATTGCAGTGACTCTGGACATGTATTGAATTCATGTCTAAACTTTGTAAGTAAACCCGCAAGGTATAGGTCAGACTTTGTCAAGTCCAAGGGACTTTGCTATGGATGCCTCAAGCAGGGACATCTGATAAGACAATGCAGAGCCAGATTATCTTGTGATAGGTGTAATGAGAAACACCCAACTATACTTCATGACGAGGACCGAGCTCACAAGAGTTCAGTGGAAATCAGCGATACTGCCAAGTCACAGCAAGGGGTTTCCATTAATTCCAATACCTGTATGGACAGAACTGTACTAGACAAGGCACAGTGTTCAATGGGGGCCGGCGACAGTGGAGAATGCACCATGGCCATTGTACCAGTCGTAGTCAGAGCCCGGAATAACATAGCTGTTGAGACATATGCGTTCTTAGATACAGGAAGCAATGTCAGCTTTTGTACTGAAGGCCTAGCCAAGCAGCTTGGGGTGACTGGACGGAAAATGACAGTTAAGCTAGACACTATGGGGTCACCACAATGTCTCACAACTCACCAGATCAATGAATTGATGGTTAGCGATTTGGATGGTCATGACTGCGTTAGTTTGCCACCACTGTACACCAAAGAGAGGATCCCTGTGACAAGTAAACACATCCCAACACAGAAGGACATTGAAAGATGGGATCACTTAAAAGGGATTGCTGTACCTACATTAAATGCTGACATTGGTCTGTTAATTGGAAATAATGTTCCTGATGCCTACACTCCAAAGGTTATCAAAACTGGACCTCGAGGGAGTCCATATGCAGCCAAAACAGCCATTGGATGGATCTTGTGGAAAGTAATCAGAGATAAGGAAGATCTTCATAGTAATTTGGCAGTCAACAGGGTAGACGTAACAGTCTTGGAGGAAAGTCGTCAGTTGGAGCAACTAGTCAGAAATGCAATAAATTTAGATTTCCCAGAGCGGTGCGTAGACACCAGGAAGGAGCCTTCCAGGGAAGATCAGCTGTTCAAAGAGAAGATGACCAAGTCAATCAGATTCCAAGGTGGTCATTATTCTATGGACTTGCCCTTCCGAGATGAAAGTGTATTGTTGCCAGATAACAGAGATTTAGCACTGAATCGACTGCATTCACTCCGAAGAAGAATGGTAAAGGACTATAAGTTCTTCACAGACTATAGAGACTTCATGAACAAACTGTTAGTCAGTGGATATGCTACGACGGTTAGTGAAGATGGTGTTCAAGATGACACTTCCCAGAGTGGTAAAGTCTGGTATATACCACACCACGGCGTATACCATCCCAGAAAACCACAGAAAATAAGAGTTGTATTTGATTGTTCAGCCAAGTGTAAGGGTGTGTCGCTGAATGATACACTGCTGTCAGGACCCAACTTGACCAATACCATTGTGAATGTTTTGTTGAGATTCAGACAGGGGCCTGTGGCTATAATGGCCGATATCGAAAGTATGTTTCATCAGGTCAAGGTTTCAGATCATCATACAGACTGTCTGAGATTTCTCTGGTGGCCAGATGGCGACTTCACCAGGGAGCCAGATGAGTACAAAATGGTTGCACACTTGTTTGGAGCAGTGTCGTCACCAGCATGTGCAAACATTGCACTTCACCAGACTGCAATAGACAACAAGCAGGACTTTAACTCTGAAGTAGTTGACGGTATCTTCAGGAATTTCTATGTTGATGATTTCTTGAAGTCCATTGATACTGATGAGAAGGGCATTGTAATGGCCAAGGACACAAGAGAACTCTGCCAGAAGGGTGGATTTCGTTTAACAAAGTGGATCAGCACAAGTAAGGCTGTTAACAACTCCATACCTGTAGAGGAGAGGGCCAAGACACTCCTATACGACCTTGATCAACATGACCAGCAGATAGAGAGAGCTCTAGGAGTAGTGTGGTCAGTCGACACAGATACCTTTGGTTTTAAGATAAACCTGAAGGATGGACCATACACTAGAAGAGGTATTCTATCCAAGATTAGCACAATCTTTGACCCGTTGGGCATTGCTGCTCCATTTGTATTGCCAGCCAGGATACTATTACAGTCTCTTTGCAAGCAGAATATTGGATGGGACGAACCTATAGGTGGAGATGACCTTAAGAAATGGCGGCAGTGGGTAGAAGACATCCCTTACATAGAACAGCTCACAGTTCCAAGGAGTCTACAACCTAGAGGTGTCCAGATCACTTCCTGTCAACTTCATATGTTTTCCGATGCTAGTGACAAGGGCTATGGGATTGCAGCTTTTACCCGACTTAGTGACAACAGAGGACAAGTGCACTGTAATCTGTTGATGGGAAAGGCCAGAGTCGCACCATTGAAAAGGATCACAATACCCAGGATGGAATTGACAGCGGCGAGCATATCAGTAAAGTTTGCTCATATGATCACAAAGGAAATGGACTACCAGTTCGATAAGATTATCTATTGGACAGATAGTATGTCAGTGTTACGCTATATCAATAATAACACTAGCAGGTTTCATACCTTTGTGGCAAATCGTCTCACTACCATACATGAGGGATCATCACCAGAGCAGTGGAGGTATGTAAACACCAAACTGAATGTGGCTGACATAGCTTCGAGAGGACTACAGGTCAAGGACGAAAAGATGACCAAACAGTGGTTATATGGACCAGCGTTCCTAAAGATGGATGAGTCACAATGGCCTAAGACAGAGTTGTGCAGAAATCTGCCTGCTGATGACCCAGAAGTAAAAGGGGTTGCAGCAAGCACCATGAAGGAAGAATCCCATACAACAATGGACAAGTTGTTAAGCAGATATTCAAGCTGGGAAAGGCTGAAAACTACAGTAGCTTGGATTCTACGACTGAAGGAGAATCTGAAGAAACAGATGAATAGAGCTGAGAGAAATACTCACAATGATAGTCAGAAGCCAGACTACTTAACAGCAGCAGACATGAGGGCAGCTGAGATGTCCATAGTCACATATGCGCAGGAAAGACATTTTTCAGATATCAGTAAGGACTGTGAACATAGGTTCATGAAATTAGACCCAGTTAAAGACAGTAATGGAGTTGTTAGGGTTGGAGGAAGACTGTCACGAGCAGCAATTCCCATGGAAACAAAACACCCAATTCTCTTGCCAGAAGACTCACCAATTACTGAGCTAATATTAGAAGACATCCATCGACATACAGGACATATGGGAAGTAACATCACTTTGACAAAGCTGCGTGAACGATATTGGATTCCTAAAGCCAGTGTCAAGATCAGAAGTATTATTGCTAAGTGTGTTGTTTGTAAGCGCTATAGAGCCAAGCTGATGACACAAAAGATGGCTGATCTACCAGAGCAGAGACTGATTATTGGAGAACCACCATTCTCACAGTCTGGAGTCGACTATTTTGGTCCATTTGAGATTAAGCGGGGGCGCAGCACAGTCAAACGCTATGGAgtgttgtttacttgtttttcTATCAGAGCAGTTCATATTGAGGTTGCTCATAGCCTCAACACCGATTCATGTATAAACGCAATAAGAAGATTTGCTGCTAGAAGAGGTCCTGTTCGTAAGTTGAGGTCTGATAATGGTACTAATTTGATAGGAGCAAAACGTGAGCTTAGGGAGGAGATAGAGAAATGGAACCAGTCAAGAATGCACTCCAGTTTGCGCCAAGAAGACATAGAATGGGAATTTAACCCACCATATGCTTCCCACCATGGAGGAGTTTGGGAAAGGATGATACGATCAGTACGGAAGATTCTATATGGCTTATTAAGAGAGCAGAATACTCGTTTAGATGATGAGGGACTACAAACCCTGATGTGCGAAGTTGAGGCAGTAATCAACAGTAGACCAATCACCAGAGTATCGAATGATACTACAGACCCTCAAGCACTAACACCTAATCACCTTCTATTGTTACAGTCAGGACAGGTACCACCACCTGGAGTATTTCAGAAGGAAGACAACTTTGCTAGGAGGAGGTGGCGGCAAATTCAACACTTAGCCAATGTATTCTGGAGAAGATGGAGCAAGGAGTATCTGACACGCCTGCAGGAACGTCAGAAATGGGTGAATCCTGAgagaaatattgaaaagaatGACATAGTGTTAGTTGCAGACAACTCTCCAAGAAATCAGTGGCAAATGGGGAGAGTGGTTGATGTATTTCCGGATGAGAAAGGATTGGTCAGGATTGCACGAGTCAAAATGGGATCATCTGTTTTGGAACGCCCTATTACTAAATTGTGTGTTATCCTGGAAGCTGACATTTGA